A part of Terriglobus roseus genomic DNA contains:
- a CDS encoding DUF507 family protein has product MLFSKDYVGYLSRQVIRRLQEAKVVRTDKPAVLAERVNNGLIDELSLEDRINEEARLILEQLQGEMSKVGASYPEMFKKIKLRLVQQYKAVL; this is encoded by the coding sequence ATGCTCTTCTCAAAGGATTACGTCGGATATCTCTCGCGGCAGGTAATACGCCGGCTTCAGGAAGCGAAGGTCGTACGCACTGACAAGCCAGCCGTTTTGGCAGAACGCGTCAACAATGGCCTGATTGACGAGCTTTCGCTGGAAGATCGCATCAACGAAGAAGCTCGCCTCATCCTGGAGCAGCTGCAGGGCGAGATGAGCAAAGTCGGCGCCAGCTACCCCGAGATGTTCAAGAAGATTAAGCTGCGCCTGGTGCAGCAGTACAAGGCGGTGCTGTAA
- a CDS encoding TolC family protein produces the protein MKISCLLISSVLLCSATTAQGQVSLSSAVNLALKNSPKVRIAKADLDKARAGHSESRDAYIPVVSTTTGYGQSTGAPLGVPIIFSISAQSLLFSFSQKDYIRSTNEAVKAAELSLHNAEVEVVEDTTNTYLALDYATERSHVLQQSLGYADKLVNVTTDRISLGVDPKVELPKSRRTATQIRLQQLQVLDDIAANRQHLAELTGLPAVSFTTDRTSIPVYQAKPSITTEDPDSVSDSDGIKAAFANAKSKQYIAFGDKRYLLRPQVVLAANYSRVAIGLSSYASYYPRFGGTPDNPNSENSFSFGLQFNIPLLDMAHRAKERGSAADAVRAYADADLQRAVYREGRAKLQNAARELDLRAQLARDDREIAEDQLETLQLQLNQQGGNNQGPQITPKDQLNAQLQERQKYLDVLAADLQLRQTQVNVMRQTNTLGDWILSAVSGNSSTVTPSIPPVAGTNTPGVPGTAPSGASTSPLPQAPGR, from the coding sequence ATGAAGATTTCTTGTCTCCTCATCTCGTCTGTATTGCTCTGCTCTGCCACCACAGCGCAAGGCCAGGTATCACTGTCATCTGCGGTGAACCTCGCTCTTAAGAACAGCCCCAAAGTTCGTATAGCCAAGGCTGATCTCGACAAAGCCCGGGCTGGCCACAGCGAGTCACGCGACGCGTATATTCCCGTTGTCTCCACCACCACGGGCTATGGCCAATCCACCGGCGCTCCGCTCGGGGTTCCCATCATCTTCTCCATCAGTGCGCAGAGTCTTCTCTTCTCGTTCTCTCAGAAGGATTACATCCGCTCCACCAACGAAGCCGTCAAAGCCGCCGAACTGTCATTGCACAATGCGGAAGTCGAGGTCGTGGAAGATACGACCAACACCTACCTCGCGCTGGACTATGCGACAGAACGCAGTCATGTCCTCCAACAATCGCTCGGCTATGCAGATAAGCTCGTGAACGTCACAACGGATCGTATCTCCCTCGGCGTAGACCCCAAGGTAGAACTTCCAAAGTCACGTCGTACCGCTACGCAAATTCGTCTGCAGCAGCTTCAGGTACTGGATGATATTGCTGCCAACCGCCAGCATTTGGCAGAACTCACTGGCCTTCCCGCGGTCTCGTTTACTACTGATCGCACCAGTATTCCCGTCTATCAGGCCAAGCCGTCCATCACCACCGAGGACCCAGATTCGGTTTCAGACAGTGACGGGATCAAAGCTGCCTTCGCAAACGCCAAGTCAAAACAATATATTGCCTTCGGCGACAAGCGTTATCTACTGCGGCCGCAAGTGGTCTTGGCGGCGAACTACAGCCGTGTTGCCATAGGCCTGTCTTCGTATGCCTCCTATTACCCCCGTTTTGGCGGCACCCCGGATAATCCCAACAGCGAGAACTCCTTCAGCTTTGGCCTGCAGTTCAACATTCCGTTGCTGGACATGGCGCATCGCGCCAAGGAACGCGGCTCAGCCGCTGATGCCGTCCGAGCCTATGCCGACGCCGACCTGCAACGCGCCGTGTACCGCGAAGGCCGAGCCAAACTACAGAACGCCGCTCGCGAGCTCGATCTACGCGCCCAACTGGCACGAGATGACCGAGAAATCGCCGAAGATCAGCTTGAAACGCTGCAACTCCAGTTGAATCAGCAAGGTGGCAATAATCAGGGCCCTCAGATCACACCGAAGGATCAGCTGAACGCGCAGCTCCAGGAACGCCAGAAATACCTCGATGTACTTGCTGCGGATCTCCAATTGCGTCAAACCCAGGTGAACGTAATGCGCCAGACCAACACACTCGGAGACTGGATTCTGAGCGCAGTGAGCGGAAACAGCAGCACCGTCACACCGTCAATTCCGCCGGTAGCGGGCACAAATACGCCGGGTGTGCCCGGAACGGCGCCTTCGGGCGCTTCCACATCACCGCTTCCCCAGGCCCCTGGACGCTAA
- a CDS encoding (2Fe-2S) ferredoxin domain-containing protein, with product MAVPERQILVCINERDPSASRPSCRNEGSKKLKDELKDLVKDAGLKGRVRVLETSCMDQCEHAAVCVVYPDNVWYSFVKAKDAEEIVQEHLLNNRPVEHLLHDNPANLAHAERRAEKRN from the coding sequence ATGGCGGTTCCGGAACGGCAGATACTTGTATGCATCAACGAGCGCGACCCCAGCGCCTCGCGCCCTTCGTGCCGTAATGAAGGCTCCAAAAAACTGAAGGATGAACTGAAAGACTTGGTGAAGGATGCAGGGCTGAAAGGCCGTGTCCGTGTTCTGGAAACCAGTTGTATGGACCAGTGCGAACACGCCGCTGTTTGCGTGGTGTATCCGGATAACGTCTGGTACAGCTTCGTGAAGGCGAAAGACGCGGAAGAGATCGTGCAGGAACACCTGCTGAACAACCGACCGGTAGAGCATCTGCTACACGACAATCCTGCCAATCTGGCCCACGCGGAAAGAAGGGCAGAGAAGCGCAACTAA
- a CDS encoding tetratricopeptide repeat protein, translating into MKRSLQFVAPILLASLHATAQVPASAKTDAHNGRVDSALAAIANAKSADAQYLRCELYSSIENRDQAIQACEAATAAAPNNSLYQLELARVYGDKADHSGAFTGMRMVGKIRGSFERAVQLDGSNIEALSDLGQFYVEAPGIAGGGTDKAKDLVTKLQPLSPARAHRLSAMIATKSHDDAMAETEYKAALAAGHTPEAWVDLARFYRNRKQYDAAENAARSAIQIDKAHGPDTFDGAKLLLQMHRSVPVAQAALRSYLATPQEHVAAYAQAHVQLGDSLKESGDTDSAQKEYAAALALAHDYEPARKAAGK; encoded by the coding sequence ATGAAGCGTTCGCTCCAATTCGTAGCGCCGATCCTCCTGGCATCGTTGCATGCCACGGCTCAGGTTCCAGCGTCAGCAAAGACGGACGCGCACAATGGCCGTGTGGACAGCGCCCTTGCTGCAATCGCAAATGCAAAAAGTGCGGACGCGCAGTACCTTCGCTGCGAACTGTATAGCTCTATCGAAAATCGCGACCAGGCGATACAGGCATGTGAAGCCGCAACCGCAGCCGCGCCGAACAACAGCCTGTATCAACTGGAGCTCGCCCGCGTGTATGGCGACAAAGCAGATCATAGCGGTGCCTTCACCGGTATGCGTATGGTCGGCAAAATTCGCGGTTCCTTCGAGCGTGCAGTACAACTTGATGGCTCGAACATCGAAGCGCTGAGTGATCTAGGCCAGTTTTACGTGGAAGCTCCGGGCATTGCAGGCGGCGGCACAGACAAGGCAAAAGATCTCGTTACAAAATTGCAGCCGCTTTCCCCGGCACGCGCCCATCGCCTAAGCGCCATGATCGCCACAAAGAGCCACGACGACGCCATGGCTGAGACAGAATACAAGGCAGCACTGGCGGCTGGTCATACACCAGAGGCATGGGTCGATCTGGCGCGTTTCTACCGCAACCGCAAACAGTACGACGCCGCAGAAAATGCAGCACGATCCGCAATCCAGATAGATAAAGCGCACGGCCCCGACACATTCGACGGGGCGAAACTGCTTCTGCAGATGCATCGCAGCGTTCCCGTCGCACAGGCGGCTCTGCGCAGCTATCTGGCCACACCGCAGGAACACGTTGCAGCGTATGCACAGGCGCACGTACAGCTTGGCGATAGTCTGAAAGAATCCGGCGATACCGACAGCGCACAGAAGGAATATGCCGCTGCTCTGGCGCTGGCCCACGACTACGAACCGGCACGGAAGGCCGCCGGAAAATGA
- a CDS encoding nucleotidyl transferase AbiEii/AbiGii toxin family protein, translated as MNQIYLDTARLLTQVAPFVFVDDTFALKGGTAINLFVRDLPRLSVDLDLMFRDHTLPRTEALSIINAAVRQTAERLTARGFQVHTSTSAEAGETKLLVRRGLIEVKVEVNFVTRGTIHPVKAAQLTPKASEVLLADLEVPVVSLEDLYGGKLAAAMDRQHPRDLFDVMQLFEHEGITPGIRQAFVVYLASHNRPIHEVLFPAKRDIAQEYDGNFRGMTVETVALEDLLAARDRMRSELQGGLTPAERRFLISIARNEPDWGQLDAPHLAELPAIRWKLQNLAQLAKSNPGKFEAQASTLEKALS; from the coding sequence ATGAATCAGATTTACCTCGATACAGCCCGGCTGCTGACGCAGGTCGCACCATTCGTCTTCGTGGACGACACGTTCGCGCTCAAAGGTGGCACAGCCATCAATCTATTTGTGCGCGATTTGCCTCGCTTGTCTGTCGATCTCGATTTAATGTTCCGAGATCACACGCTCCCACGGACTGAAGCATTGTCGATCATCAACGCAGCCGTTCGCCAAACAGCAGAGCGTCTGACTGCCCGTGGATTCCAAGTACATACATCCACATCGGCAGAGGCCGGGGAGACGAAGCTGCTTGTGCGTCGTGGGCTGATCGAAGTGAAGGTTGAGGTGAACTTCGTTACACGAGGAACGATTCATCCGGTCAAGGCAGCGCAACTCACACCCAAAGCCAGCGAAGTTCTGCTGGCTGATCTGGAAGTGCCAGTCGTTTCGCTCGAAGACTTGTACGGTGGCAAGCTCGCCGCCGCTATGGATCGCCAGCACCCTCGTGACCTCTTCGACGTGATGCAGCTCTTTGAACACGAAGGAATCACACCTGGCATCCGGCAGGCGTTCGTCGTATACCTTGCAAGTCATAATCGGCCGATTCACGAAGTGCTCTTCCCGGCGAAGCGGGACATTGCGCAGGAGTACGACGGGAACTTCCGTGGCATGACGGTTGAGACGGTTGCACTCGAAGACTTGCTGGCCGCTCGTGATCGAATGCGCTCAGAGCTTCAAGGTGGATTGACTCCGGCAGAGCGGCGGTTCCTCATCTCCATCGCCCGGAACGAACCGGATTGGGGTCAACTCGATGCTCCCCACCTGGCCGAGCTGCCTGCAATTCGTTGGAAGCTCCAGAACCTCGCGCAGCTTGCGAAGAGCAATCCCGGCAAGTTCGAGGCTCAGGCTTCCACGCTGGAAAAGGCCCTCAGCTAA
- the recJ gene encoding single-stranded-DNA-specific exonuclease RecJ, with the protein MPESEEEIATARNARWVLPDEPGVEAHGLAVALEQPLWFAQTLVSRGIETPADARRFLVPDIAALHDPMLLCGMKEAVVRVLQAVAKREPILIYGDYDVDGTTATVLLKTAIDRITPAGGPSLVRYHIPHRIREGYGIQSSVLAEAATQGIRLVISVDTGIRAFAAAEESKRLGLDLIVTDHHLPDGMQGIPEAVAVINPNQPGCDYPYKELCGAAVAFKLAHALLHAATKPATDPNAYRAVDFLALWDKLLPSLLKLVAIATIADSVPLTGENRVIVALGLRALRDQRQSGLRALFDLAGVVADEERGPSATDIAFRVAPRINAAGRMDVAADVVRMFLARTPEEGAALAAKLHQLNEDRRNVEASVLATLETQMEALRADEPALSNMGCLVLDGEGWHRGVIGILASRVVERMRRPALVIAHEDGQAHGSGRSVSGFHLLDAITAAHSEEEPLLFDRFGGHAHAVGFSLPSDRVPLLRERLSAYSTGKLSSAMLQERIAIDAELPSAELNPDLIKKLHLLEPFGQGNREPLFLSRDCQVEEAPKTLKERHIKLRIRISPESTVDCLGWSREIVWPEKIAEMGIMSGSRIDVVYRVRENRHPQFGGVEMELCDLRLTSPTTTN; encoded by the coding sequence ATGCCTGAATCAGAAGAAGAAATCGCAACGGCGCGAAACGCACGCTGGGTCCTTCCAGACGAACCCGGTGTGGAAGCGCACGGCCTTGCGGTGGCACTGGAACAACCTCTTTGGTTCGCGCAAACGCTCGTTTCCCGCGGTATTGAAACGCCAGCAGACGCCCGGCGTTTCCTTGTTCCGGACATAGCCGCATTGCACGACCCCATGCTGCTCTGTGGCATGAAGGAAGCCGTAGTGCGCGTGCTGCAGGCAGTCGCCAAGCGCGAACCCATCCTCATCTACGGCGACTACGACGTGGACGGCACCACCGCCACCGTACTGCTGAAAACGGCAATCGACCGCATCACGCCCGCCGGCGGTCCCTCGCTTGTGCGATATCACATCCCCCACCGCATTCGCGAAGGCTACGGCATACAGTCCAGCGTATTGGCTGAAGCCGCCACGCAGGGCATTCGCCTCGTGATCAGTGTGGACACAGGGATCCGCGCCTTTGCTGCGGCGGAAGAATCGAAGCGCCTTGGCCTGGACCTGATCGTCACGGACCACCATCTCCCTGACGGCATGCAGGGCATCCCGGAGGCCGTTGCGGTCATTAATCCCAACCAGCCCGGCTGCGACTATCCCTACAAAGAACTCTGCGGCGCGGCAGTCGCATTCAAACTTGCCCATGCCTTACTTCACGCCGCTACCAAACCAGCCACGGATCCCAACGCCTATCGCGCGGTCGACTTCCTGGCTCTCTGGGATAAGCTGCTTCCCTCGCTGCTGAAGCTGGTGGCCATTGCCACCATTGCGGATTCTGTTCCACTCACCGGCGAAAACCGTGTCATCGTTGCGCTTGGTTTAAGAGCACTCCGCGATCAGCGCCAGTCCGGCCTCCGTGCCTTGTTCGACCTCGCAGGCGTGGTCGCGGACGAGGAACGCGGACCGTCCGCCACCGACATCGCCTTCCGCGTTGCGCCGCGCATAAACGCAGCAGGACGCATGGATGTGGCTGCAGATGTCGTCCGCATGTTCCTGGCACGCACACCGGAAGAAGGAGCAGCGCTCGCCGCAAAGCTTCATCAACTCAACGAAGATCGTCGCAATGTGGAAGCCTCTGTACTGGCAACGTTAGAGACGCAGATGGAAGCTCTGCGTGCGGACGAACCCGCTCTCAGCAACATGGGCTGCCTTGTGCTTGATGGAGAAGGCTGGCATCGCGGCGTCATCGGCATCCTTGCCTCGCGCGTAGTCGAGCGGATGCGGCGTCCGGCATTAGTAATTGCGCATGAAGACGGGCAGGCCCACGGCTCAGGCCGCTCCGTCTCCGGGTTCCACCTGCTTGATGCCATCACGGCTGCTCATTCTGAAGAAGAGCCACTTCTCTTCGACCGTTTCGGTGGTCACGCACACGCTGTTGGCTTCTCTCTGCCCTCGGATCGAGTTCCTTTATTGCGTGAGCGCCTATCCGCGTACAGCACAGGCAAGCTCTCCTCAGCCATGCTGCAGGAACGCATTGCAATTGACGCAGAACTGCCTTCAGCGGAACTTAATCCCGACCTGATAAAGAAATTGCATCTGCTCGAACCATTTGGCCAGGGCAACCGGGAGCCTCTATTCCTGTCACGCGATTGCCAGGTGGAAGAAGCGCCAAAGACGCTCAAGGAACGCCACATTAAACTTCGTATCCGCATCTCACCGGAATCAACAGTGGACTGCCTGGGATGGAGCCGGGAGATCGTATGGCCAGAGAAGATTGCAGAAATGGGGATCATGTCGGGTTCACGAATAGATGTTGTGTATCGAGTGCGTGAAAATAGGCATCCACAGTTCGGTGGCGTGGAAATGGAACTCTGCGATCTACGGCTAACATCACCCACGACAACAAATTGA
- a CDS encoding type IV toxin-antitoxin system AbiEi family antitoxin domain-containing protein: MATTSKSKLNSLYAQTPSGVPLASHELANLGISADLAVHYARSGWLVRLARGVYSRPGEALQLHPSLQLLERTIEGFHVGGKTALSWYGVRHFVAQQEELHLYGTKAAKLPDWFLERFPAEYHRKRLFDEEVSSMLAVSSFEARKDGPLTSSPERALLELLSEVGIRQPLQEARELMESTYSFRADVLGKLLKKCSSVKTVRLCLQLGNELSLPWVKKLKPAELPTGSDRPWVSRSKEGLLVLKP, translated from the coding sequence GTGGCTACGACAAGTAAGAGCAAACTAAACTCGCTCTATGCCCAAACGCCTTCAGGAGTACCTCTAGCCTCGCATGAGCTGGCGAACCTGGGCATATCGGCTGATCTTGCCGTCCACTACGCTCGCTCTGGTTGGCTGGTTCGTCTTGCTCGGGGGGTATATAGCCGTCCCGGCGAAGCACTTCAGCTCCATCCTTCGCTGCAGCTATTAGAGCGCACCATAGAAGGCTTTCACGTCGGCGGCAAGACCGCACTCAGCTGGTATGGCGTCCGCCACTTCGTTGCGCAGCAGGAAGAGCTTCATCTATACGGCACCAAAGCCGCCAAACTTCCAGATTGGTTTTTAGAGCGGTTCCCTGCCGAGTATCATCGCAAGCGGCTCTTCGATGAAGAGGTTAGTTCCATGCTTGCAGTCTCTTCCTTTGAGGCGCGCAAAGACGGCCCTCTCACATCATCACCGGAGCGCGCTCTCCTGGAACTTCTCAGCGAAGTTGGAATACGACAACCGCTCCAAGAGGCGCGTGAACTCATGGAAAGCACCTACAGCTTTCGCGCGGACGTTCTCGGCAAGCTGCTCAAGAAGTGCTCCAGCGTAAAAACCGTTCGGCTCTGTCTTCAGCTTGGAAATGAACTATCCCTGCCGTGGGTAAAGAAATTGAAACCCGCTGAACTTCCCACGGGCAGCGACCGCCCCTGGGTGTCGCGCTCTAAAGAAGGCTTGCTGGTGCTCAAACCATGA
- a CDS encoding N-6 DNA methylase — protein MSLIKSKKRVADHGEVFTPDWLVENMLDLVKGETERIDSRFLEPACGSGNFLVPVLKRKLAAVQQKFGGAEFERQHYAVLALMCTYGIELLTDNIAECRANMLEVFADYLDLADTDESFHAASYVLSQNLVHGDALTMLMHDGQPITFAEWGYIGKGKFQRRDFRFEVLAQMSSFSQEGTLFAHLGKHEVFTPMMSYPSMTVRELAALSSVRNGGVAL, from the coding sequence ATGAGTCTAATCAAATCCAAAAAGCGCGTTGCAGACCACGGAGAGGTATTCACCCCTGACTGGTTGGTCGAAAATATGCTCGATCTCGTGAAGGGTGAGACAGAGCGGATCGACTCACGTTTCTTGGAGCCAGCCTGTGGGAGCGGAAACTTCCTCGTCCCCGTATTGAAGCGGAAACTGGCTGCCGTCCAACAGAAGTTTGGCGGCGCAGAATTTGAGCGGCAGCACTATGCTGTGTTGGCGCTCATGTGTACATACGGAATCGAGCTTCTGACAGACAACATCGCCGAATGCCGCGCAAACATGCTTGAGGTCTTTGCCGATTATTTAGACCTTGCGGACACAGATGAATCTTTCCATGCTGCCTCCTATGTTTTGTCTCAGAACCTTGTCCATGGCGATGCTCTAACAATGCTGATGCACGACGGACAGCCCATAACCTTCGCCGAGTGGGGCTATATCGGCAAAGGAAAGTTTCAGCGCCGTGATTTTCGCTTTGAAGTATTGGCACAGATGTCTTCCTTCAGCCAGGAGGGCACACTCTTTGCTCATTTAGGAAAACACGAGGTATTCACTCCAATGATGTCGTACCCTTCGATGACTGTGCGTGAGCTGGCTGCGCTATCTTCCGTACGCAACGGTGGAGTTGCGCTGTGA
- a CDS encoding DUF507 family protein — MRISRDKVNKLAHVIADTLAETDEAEFLEDRNTIRQEARKILEQLFAEEVKIDAAARQKITSQQRIILEGTQEWDILYRKYYNDEVKRLGI; from the coding sequence ATGCGCATTTCACGCGATAAAGTGAACAAACTTGCTCATGTGATTGCCGATACGCTCGCCGAAACGGACGAAGCGGAGTTCCTCGAAGATCGCAACACGATCCGCCAGGAAGCGCGCAAAATTCTGGAACAGCTTTTCGCGGAAGAAGTGAAGATCGATGCCGCGGCACGACAGAAGATCACCTCCCAGCAGCGCATCATTCTTGAAGGCACGCAGGAGTGGGACATCCTGTACCGCAAGTATTACAACGACGAAGTGAAGCGTCTGGGGATCTAA
- a CDS encoding Eco57I restriction-modification methylase domain-containing protein — protein sequence MIDQASFTLRGRNPDVLTCIANLSNDEVFTPPEFANRMLDTLAEAWAASNDGANLWADSSVRFLDPFTKSGVFLREITNRLTKGLATEIPDLQERVNHILTKQVFGIAITRLTSFLARRSLYCSKHANGPHSIATTFSTEEGNIWFERTEHKWSEGRCLFCGANKETLDRGKGVENYAYAFIHAKDIGTRVAEMFGGDMQFDVVIGNPPYQLSDGGQGASAMPIYNKFVDQAKALDPKFLVMVIPARWLFGGRGLDAFRNSMLEDRRVRKLVDFPDSRQAFESVDVAGGVCYFLWNRDDEGDCEVVTNDLHGNQTSSIRPLMEPGASVFIRNSESIAILRKIAAKESGNDANGIALPPERRFDSQVSGQKPFGLRTFFRGDKKKRPDDLLVQQNGGTAWVARKTINEGVELIDKWKVFTSKSSSEHAGQADRNGMRRVLSLTGILPPGSVVTETYVILGAYDSELEAQHCLSYVTTKFFRFLVATRTSAQDLPRIAYSFVPVQDFSGPWNDERLYTKYGLNADEIALVDSTIRPMDVSGDLFSVQPTSEGEDE from the coding sequence GTGATCGATCAGGCGAGCTTTACACTTCGAGGACGAAATCCCGATGTGCTCACTTGTATTGCGAACCTCTCCAACGATGAGGTATTCACCCCTCCAGAATTTGCGAACCGGATGCTGGACACCTTAGCCGAGGCTTGGGCCGCAAGCAACGACGGCGCAAACCTCTGGGCAGATAGTTCTGTTCGCTTTCTCGATCCCTTTACAAAGTCGGGTGTCTTTCTGCGGGAGATAACCAATCGTTTGACCAAAGGATTGGCGACGGAAATTCCTGATCTTCAGGAGCGCGTCAATCACATCCTCACAAAACAAGTCTTCGGTATCGCAATCACTCGCTTGACCAGCTTTCTTGCCAGACGAAGCCTTTATTGCTCTAAACACGCTAATGGACCGCACTCGATCGCTACGACATTCAGTACGGAAGAAGGCAACATCTGGTTTGAAAGAACAGAGCATAAGTGGTCGGAAGGTAGATGCCTCTTCTGCGGCGCTAACAAAGAAACGTTAGACCGTGGGAAGGGTGTAGAGAACTATGCATATGCATTCATTCACGCCAAAGATATTGGTACTCGAGTCGCAGAAATGTTCGGAGGAGATATGCAGTTCGATGTAGTGATAGGCAATCCCCCATATCAACTTTCCGACGGCGGGCAGGGAGCAAGTGCTATGCCGATCTACAACAAATTTGTAGATCAAGCGAAAGCGCTTGACCCCAAATTCCTGGTCATGGTCATACCTGCCCGATGGCTCTTCGGAGGGAGAGGGCTTGATGCATTTCGCAATTCAATGCTTGAGGATCGGCGAGTCAGAAAGCTTGTTGATTTCCCCGATAGTCGACAAGCCTTCGAATCTGTAGATGTAGCAGGAGGCGTCTGCTATTTTTTGTGGAACCGCGATGATGAGGGGGATTGCGAAGTAGTCACAAACGACTTGCACGGAAACCAGACTAGTAGCATCCGTCCGCTAATGGAGCCCGGGGCGAGTGTGTTCATTCGCAATAGCGAGAGCATCGCAATTCTAAGGAAGATTGCTGCAAAGGAATCAGGCAATGATGCGAATGGAATCGCGCTTCCTCCGGAGCGTCGCTTTGACTCCCAGGTTAGTGGGCAAAAGCCGTTTGGTCTTCGAACATTTTTTCGAGGCGATAAAAAGAAGCGTCCCGACGACCTTTTAGTGCAGCAAAACGGCGGTACTGCTTGGGTTGCGAGGAAGACTATCAATGAAGGTGTCGAGCTCATCGATAAGTGGAAGGTGTTCACTTCCAAATCATCTTCTGAGCACGCCGGACAAGCGGATAGAAACGGCATGAGGAGGGTCTTGTCACTGACTGGAATCTTGCCTCCAGGTTCGGTTGTAACGGAAACTTACGTGATTCTTGGAGCATATGATTCAGAGCTGGAGGCGCAGCATTGTCTCTCATATGTCACAACGAAATTCTTTCGCTTCCTGGTTGCTACAAGAACTTCCGCACAGGATCTACCAAGGATCGCTTATTCGTTCGTTCCTGTTCAAGACTTTTCCGGCCCGTGGAATGATGAACGCTTGTACACCAAGTATGGACTCAATGCGGATGAGATTGCTCTCGTAGATTCAACTATTCGCCCGATGGATGTTTCGGGTGATCTGTTCAGTGTTCAGCCAACATCCGAGGGGGAAGATGAGTAA
- a CDS encoding efflux RND transporter periplasmic adaptor subunit has protein sequence MSEQASVNGGKIAVRILIVAVVVAALVFGIRYFTRSEVEIRAAKASYVDLISNTSTTGKVEPTQNFQAHAQEPGSVQAVYVHNGQQVASGTLLLKMSSATAESRVETARSAIAQAQAAQADLHNGGSKDERIAILGDLDRAKLQVQQSQKDLAALQALQARGAASTSEVAAAQSRLSTAQSSLNSLQQRSTSRYSSTDQQRVQAQLNDSRASLGAAEQQLSQAIVRAPFAGTVYSLPVKAYDFVGAGEELIQLADLNHMQVRAYFDEPEIGKLKVDQQVTIKWDARPSQLWHGHIVRTPTTVITYGTRNVGECLISVDDATGDLLPNTNVNVSVTTQEVNHVLSVPREALRTQGSSTNFVYLIQKGQLVKRTVEIGNFNLLNVQILSGLKDGDTVALNPTSSSVDLKEGLPIKVVQ, from the coding sequence ATGAGCGAACAAGCAAGCGTTAATGGCGGCAAAATCGCAGTACGGATTCTGATTGTGGCAGTGGTCGTTGCGGCCCTTGTCTTTGGCATTCGCTACTTCACACGTAGCGAAGTGGAGATTCGTGCGGCGAAAGCCAGCTACGTTGATCTCATCAGCAATACCTCCACCACCGGCAAGGTTGAGCCCACCCAAAATTTTCAGGCGCACGCGCAGGAGCCCGGCAGTGTTCAAGCTGTCTACGTTCACAACGGACAGCAGGTTGCCTCAGGCACACTCCTTCTCAAGATGAGCTCCGCCACCGCGGAATCTCGTGTCGAAACGGCTCGCTCTGCCATCGCACAGGCACAGGCCGCGCAGGCAGACCTGCATAATGGCGGATCGAAGGACGAACGTATCGCCATCCTGGGCGATCTCGATCGTGCCAAGCTGCAGGTGCAGCAATCGCAGAAGGATCTCGCAGCACTACAAGCGCTTCAGGCACGCGGTGCAGCATCCACATCTGAGGTTGCGGCAGCGCAATCTCGCCTGTCCACTGCACAAAGCTCACTCAATTCGCTCCAGCAGCGTTCCACTTCGCGGTATTCCTCAACGGACCAGCAGCGTGTGCAGGCGCAATTAAACGACAGCCGCGCCTCCCTGGGTGCCGCCGAACAGCAACTGTCACAGGCGATTGTCCGCGCTCCGTTTGCCGGCACCGTCTACTCCCTTCCCGTGAAGGCGTATGACTTTGTAGGCGCGGGTGAAGAACTTATCCAGCTTGCCGACCTGAATCACATGCAGGTGCGCGCGTACTTTGATGAGCCCGAGATCGGCAAACTGAAAGTGGACCAGCAGGTCACCATCAAGTGGGATGCGCGCCCCAGCCAGTTATGGCACGGTCACATTGTTCGCACGCCAACCACGGTCATCACCTATGGAACGCGTAACGTTGGCGAATGCCTCATTTCTGTCGATGATGCCACCGGTGATCTCTTGCCCAACACAAATGTGAACGTAAGTGTCACCACGCAGGAAGTGAATCACGTTCTCAGCGTTCCCCGTGAAGCTCTTCGCACACAAGGCAGCTCGACGAACTTTGTGTACCTGATCCAGAAGGGTCAACTGGTGAAGCGGACTGTTGAAATCGGAAACTTCAACCTGTTGAATGTCCAGATCCTCTCCGGCTTGAAGGACGGCGATACGGTAGCACTGAATCCGACCAGCAGTTCCGTCGACCTGAAAGAGGGACTTCCGATCAAGGTTGTTCAGTAA